GCGTCAGGTGGGCTTTCTGGCAAAGCTTCAGCATCTCCTCGTCGTTTGCCATGTCGGTGCGGCCGAAAAAGAAGGTCTCCCTGAAAACGAGGTTTTCCTGAATCATGCGGCGGCAGATTTCCTTGGCCCGCTTTTTGTTGGCGGTAAAGTTGTCGTCCTCAAAGTTCATGTATTGGAAGCCGAGCTTCTTGTAGTACCGCAGCTCCTCGATCACGCTGTCGACGCTCCTTTCCCGGTAGGGATGGAACATGCGCGAAGTGGTGCAGAAGGAGCAGCAGAACGGGCAGCCCCTGGTGGACAGGACGTTCGCGCAGTCGCAGCGCGTTTTCAGAAGGGAGTAATCGGGGAAAGGCGCATCGTCAAGATTCTTCAGGCACTGCGCGTGGACGATCCGGCCGGTGATTTTTCCCTCCACCACGTCGCGGATCACGGTTTCCCCTTCGCCGACAATCACCTGGTCCGCATGCTGAGCCGCCTCCTCCGGCATCACGGTGGCATGCATCCCGCCGATGATCACGCGCGCCTTCGTCTCCCGGTGGAGCTTGTCCGCCAGAAGATACGCCCGCGGCGCCGTGGATGTCATCGTGTAAAGGCAGAAGACATCGGCATCCCTTATTTTGGAATAGTCCACGTTGTTGTAAAGCTCTTCATAAACCGAAACGTCATGCCCGGCATCCTTCAGGATATGCCCGAGGATCAGCGGGCCGGTAATGGAGTTGGAATGTCCGTACAGCAGGTTCCCGATCCTGTAAAAGGTGGATCTGCGCACGTCGCTTGCGGGAGTCAAAAAAACAACTTTCATCATTCTCCGCCGCTTTCTGATTCAGAATAGTAAACTTTCTGAACTAAATTATAGAAGGAATCGGTTTCATTATCAAGATGCTTTTTGTAAATTCAGCTAAAAAAATGAACCATCCCCTCCGGAAGACGGGATGGTTCAGCCGAAACAGCGGAAAGGCTTCCTTATTTCTGCACCGCGGCTTTGCGGCGGGGACGCGCGAGAACCGGGATCGGAATCCCGAGGCTGACGGGCTTCCACACGGCGAGGGAGATGCCGTAATCCACCATGCTGTGCACGATGGTGCCGAATCCGACGAGCAGCAGGACCGAAGCGACATAGCCTTTGGCGTAAAAGCCGCCGCCCATCCTTCCGCCGAAATAGAACAGCGTGACGACGACCGTCTCGCAAAGCGCGTGGATCACGCTCAGCAGAAGGCCGAACAGCACGCAGCGGGAGGGGGCAGCCAGAAGATCCGGGAATTTCTTCAGCAGGAAGCATCCGACCAGGACAAAGCCGATGTGGCTCAGCGCGCGCAGGGCGACGACCGGCGGAAGACCGGCGAAAAAAAAGCCCAGGCTCGTGCCGATGGTGACCGCCACGGCGACCGGCGCGGAAATGAACATCGCGATGAAGATCGGGACGTGGCTGGCCAATGTGAAGGACATGGGCTCCAGCACGATTTTCGGGGCAAACATGGGGATGATGATGCCGACGGCGCAAAGCAGCGCGGCAATCACCAGGGTAAGCAGTTTTTTGGAAGAACGTTCCATGGGAACCATCGCCTCTCAATTTGTCTTTACATATGTCTTGACACATATTATAAGACAAACTCCACTGCCTGTCAAGACACCTGAGAGGATTATTTTGAGGGGTCGGATTTTTTCAGCAGGATCCCCTTTTCATCCAGAAGCCGCACGATGCGGTCGTAATTTTCCCGGCTGCCGCAGGTGACGGTGTGCAGATGGATGCCGCCGGTCAGGCTGAGCAGAGGGGAGGAGCGGCTTTTTTTCATTTTATCGAGGAAATTGTCCGCGTCGAAGCGCGAGCTGATGTGGAGCTGGCCCGAAATCTGCCCGTACAGGGGATGCTCGACCATGACGTCCACAAGGGTCCCGCCGTTGTCCACGACCGTATAAAGCTCGTCCTTCAGCTGTTCCTTCGTGTGGCGGCAGGCGATGATATAGCGGTTTTCGCCGTCCTCCGGCTCGGTCTGCATCACATATCCGCGCGGGGTGGCCGCGATTTTCGCGTTTGCGGCCCGAAGCAGCGCGACGTCGCCCACGATGATCTGGCGGCTGACATGGAAGTGCTTGGCCATCGACCCGGCGCTCACCGGCTGGGTATTCTGTTTTAAGAGTTCCAGGATCTTTTCGCGCCGCTGCGCTGAATTCATAAAATCACCCGTCTTTTCGGCCGCCCTCGGGCGGCCTTTTTCCCGGCGCTTCGGAACTTTCGGATTCCAGCGGATGAAGAGAAGAAGGATCGAGCCCGGCGGTACCGTCGACGGGGAGCGCGAACGAAAGGCCGCGCCCCGGCGTGCCGGCGCCGCACCTGCGGCAGACGGCTTTCATGATCGCCTGCTTTTGGGATTGTTCTGCCAGAATCAGAACGATTTCCTTTTCGGGCTGAAAGGAGAATCCCAGAAAGCGCTCCGCTTCGTGGTTTCCCGCGCCGCGCGCATACAGGATCGTGCCGCCGCCCGCGCCCGATTCCCGGGCGGCGTCCATCACCTCTTTGGCAAAGCCGCGGTTTACGATGGTGATGATCAGATTATACCGGCTGGCTGCAGTCACACGGATCCCCCTTTCCATCCGGAAACTCCCCGGCCATCATGGAAAAGGCGAGAGGACCGCCCACGCTCGAGATGGGGATGGTGAAAGCCACCCCGTGGCCCGGTCTGTCCAGGTGCATTTCCCGGTTCAGCTTTTCCATCAGCATGGGAACTTTTTCTTCGGGGGCGGAGCTTAGGACAATGTCCTTTTCCGTTTCCCCCAGCCCAAGGTAATTCAGCAGGTCGGAGCTTGCCGTACCGTGCCCTAGAAAAATAAAATTGAACGACATGTTCTCGTAGTTCAGGATTTTGGTTACCCTTTCGCCCTGGCGGCGGTCTACGACGGCGATGATCAAAGAGATTTTCAAGGCTGCATCCGGCATCCCGATTGCCCTCCTTATGGCTCAGCTGCCCAAAATGAACAGGGAGTTCCGCCGCGGGGCGGAACGGGACCGCGCTCCGCGGTCTCGTGATCCTATTATATCGGCACCAAAGGGGTTCGTCAATCCCTAAGCCTCGTTTTTGGGCCTACGACAGTTTGCCCGCGTGCAGAAAATCGACCTGTGCGGAATCGGGCCGGAAGACGATGCCCGTCACGCCCTTTGCGCAGGCAAAATAAGAATTCTTGTAATAGACGGGGTAGAACACGCACTTGTCGTTGAGATACCGCTCGGCCTTCGCGTAATTGGCGGCGGCTTCCTTTTCGCCGGACTGTTCCGCCTTCTGGATCAGGCCGTCGAATTCGTCGCTCTTTAAATGCGCCGGATTTTTGTTGTTGTCGGAAAGGAACAGGGAAAGAAGCGCCCCGTCCTGCCCGGGGGAAATGCCGTACAGCGCGATCTGATAGCGGCCCTCCGTCACGCGCTTCGCCAATTCATCCGGCGCGAGGGGCTCCATGCTGAAATAGCTGCCGGTTTTCTGATTCCACACGGCCAGCATCTCGTTGACCATGCGCTTGGCGTTCTCGTCGTCGGGACAGAGCACCGTCACGGCGGGAAAGCCGGCTTTCCCAAGCTCTTTCAGGCCGGCCTGAAGCAGGGCGCCCGACGAGCCGATTTCCTTCTGATAGGGGATGGAGCCGCCCGCGAGCTCGCGGTAGGATTTCCCCATCAGCTTGGTCTGCGGGCCGATGATGTTGTCCGCCGCCTGCGCCTTTTCCGGCAGGTACGAAAGCAGGGTGTCGCGGGGAAGAGAAGTCAGAAGCCCCCGCCGCAGGTTCAGGTTCTTCATCACCTCGTCGGAGGTGTTGAAACAGATCCCCCACGTGATATTCTGGTAGGACGCGACCGAAAGCCCCGCCTTTTTCGCTTTGTCGACCAGGCTTTCCGGGATCGAAATCGCGTCGACGGTGGAATTCGTCAGCGCGGCGACGGGGTCGGAGACGTTGGTCTCCTCGCTGTCCATGCTGAAGTCCAGCATGGCGGGCAGCGGCTTCTCCCCGCCGCGATAGCTGTCGGAGCGCGCGAGCTTCAGCTCTTTGTTGTGCTCCCAGCCGTATTTTCCGTTGATGACAAAGGGCCCGTTGCTCAGGATGTACTGGTACTCCAGGCCGTATTTCCCGTAGGTGCCGTTGAAGAATTTCTCATTGCAGGGCATGAACGGAGCGGTCGCGGTCAGGGCCGGAAAATTTTCGTACGAATAATTCAATTCCACCACAAGGGTGTGGTCGTCCTTGGCCGTGACGCCGAGCTGCGAGGGCGGCAGCTCGCCGCTGTTGACCTTTTCGGCGTTTTTGATACAGAACATCGGCCTGCACAGGGCGGAGTGGGTGGAGGGCGACAGGGCGCGGCGGAACCCGAACACAAAGTCCTGCGCGGTCACCGGGGTGCCGGCGTCGTCTGACCATTTCGCGTCGCTGCGCAGCGTGAAGGTAAACACCGTGTTGCCGCCGCTTGCGGACCAGCTTTCCGCGACGCCCGGGATCGCCGCGCCGGAGGAATCCAGGCGGGCGAGCCCCTCATAGATCGCGCCGATGGCCGTCAGCGCGGCGCTGTCCGAAGCGGCCTGGGGGTCCAGCGTAAGCGGCTCGCTCCCCAGAAAATAATGGATGGTCTTGTCGGAATTGTCCGGCTTTTTATTCTGGCAGGCGAGCAGGGAAAACAATATGAAAACGGCAAGGATGGCAGAAAGGATTCTTTTCATGCGATCACCTTTTGTCTGAATACTTTTTCGGAACAGCCTTTTTTAAAACTGTAATTTTATTTTAACATGTTTTTTCCGCTATTTCAATTAAGTTTACATCATTGTTATTTCGTTTGCCCGGTTGCACAAAAAAGCCGCCCGCGGGGGAAAACCGCGGACGGCCGATCAAAAACGTTATTACAGGGCCGGGGTCAGCCGACGATCAGGCTTTTCCCGGTCATTTCGGGCGGCTGGGGAAGGCTCAGGATTTTCAGCATGGTGGGCGCGATGTCCGCGAGCTTCCCGCCGGAGCGCAGGCGGCACGGATACCCCACCACGCAGAACGGGACGGGGTTTGTGGTGTGCGCGGTGAACGGCGAACCGTCATCCGCGAACATTTTGTCCGCATTCCCGTGGTCGGCGGTGATCAGCGCGACGCCGCCCATCTTCGCGATCGCGTCGGTGACTCTGCCCACGCAGGCATCCACGGCCTCGACGGCGGCCTTGGCCGCGTTGAACACGCCGGTGTGGCCGACCATGTCGCAGTTGGCGTAATTCAGGATGATCACGTCGTAACGGCCGCTCTCGATCCTCTGCACCAGCGCGTCCGTGACAAGGTAGGCGCTCATCTCTGGCTGAAGGTCGTAGGTCGCGACCTTGGGGGAATGGATCAGCACGCGGTCCTCCCCCGGAAAAACCGTCTCCACGCCGCCGTTGAAGAAGAACGTGACGTGCGCGTATTTTTCGGTCTCGGCGATCCGCAGCTGGGTCAGGCCTTTGCGCGAGATGTATTCCCCGAACGTGTTTTTCAGCTTCTCGGGCGCGAACGCCACCTTCACGTTTGGCATCGTGGCGTCGTACTGTGTCATGCAGACATAGTTCAGCGGGAAAAATCCACGCCTGCGCTCAAAGCCGCTGAATTCCGGGTCGACGAAGCAGCGCGTGATCTCTCGCGCGCGGTCGGGGCGGAAGTTGAAGAAGATGACGGAGTCATCCGGGCCGATCTGCGCGTTTTCCTCGCAGACGACGGGGAGGACGAACTCGTCGGTGACGTTCTTGCGGTAAGACTGCTCCACCGCGTCCACCGGGTCGGGATCCTTTTCCCCTTCGCCGAGCACCATGGCGTTATACGCCTTGGAGACGCGCTCCCAGCGGTTGTCGCGGTCCATGCAGTAATAGCGGCCCATCACAGTCGCGATTTTTCCGACCCCGGTCTCTTTCAGCTTTTCCAGCAGCTCCGCAACGAATCCTTTGCCGGAGGTGGGGGGGACGTCGCGGCCATCCAGCACCGCATGGACGTATACCTTTTCCAGCCCGCACCGCTTCGCCATTTCCAGCAGCGCGTAAAGGTGGGTGTTGTGGCTGTGCACCCCGCCGCTCGAAAGGAGGCCCGCCAGGTGAAGGGCGGTTCCGTTCTTTTTCGCGTCTTCCATGGCGGAGAGAAGAACGGGATTTTGAAAGAAATCCCCGTCCTCGATGGATTTGGTGATCCGGGTCAGCTCCTGGTAGACGATGCGGCCCGCGCCGATGTTGGTGTGGCCGACCTCGGAATTCCCCATCTGGCCTTCAGGCAGGCCGACTTTCAGGCCGGACGCGCCGATCTGGGTGATGGGGTTGTCGCGGAACAGGCGGTCCAGGTTCGGCTTGTCGGCGGCTTTGATGGCGTTGCCCTTTTCCTCGGCGGCGATGCCGAAGCCATCCAGGATCATGAGAATAAGCGGTTTTTTCATAAAAGAACTCCTTCTATCTAAGGCAGTTTCCGCCGGGCGGAAACGCGGGCCCTGTAAAGCGGCGGAAAAATCAGCCGTTCGAGGCCGCCTTGACGATCTCCGCAAAATCGCGGGCTTTCA
This window of the Ruminococcaceae bacterium BL-6 genome carries:
- a CDS encoding B12-binding domain-containing radical SAM protein yields the protein MKVVFLTPASDVRRSTFYRIGNLLYGHSNSITGPLILGHILKDAGHDVSVYEELYNNVDYSKIRDADVFCLYTMTSTAPRAYLLADKLHRETKARVIIGGMHATVMPEEAAQHADQVIVGEGETVIRDVVEGKITGRIVHAQCLKNLDDAPFPDYSLLKTRCDCANVLSTRGCPFCCSFCTTSRMFHPYRERSVDSVIEELRYYKKLGFQYMNFEDDNFTANKKRAKEICRRMIQENLVFRETFFFGRTDMANDEEMLKLCQKAHLTRALVGIESLNQKSLDAINKHQSISDIERCAAALARHKIRLIASIVLGIDTDSGKDIRHSVDFAKKINAYQLQPAVLTPFPGTAVYEQYEREHRMISKDWSIFDMMNVTFLPKNMTPWKLQKQFFKAIKRFYTFLSSFKIGKIFGANFGLRRLGLSLLIKLGVPLLYLIAAFGKNTNLYKIKHMKLKPRTCEG
- a CDS encoding putative Niacin transporter NiaX (Evidence 3 : Putative function from multiple computational evidences), whose translation is MERSSKKLLTLVIAALLCAVGIIIPMFAPKIVLEPMSFTLASHVPIFIAMFISAPVAVAVTIGTSLGFFFAGLPPVVALRALSHIGFVLVGCFLLKKFPDLLAAPSRCVLFGLLLSVIHALCETVVVTLFYFGGRMGGGFYAKGYVASVLLLVGFGTIVHSMVDYGISLAVWKPVSLGIPIPVLARPRRKAAVQK
- the niaR gene encoding putative transcription repressor NiaR (Evidence 3 : Putative function from multiple computational evidences), with the protein product MNSAQRREKILELLKQNTQPVSAGSMAKHFHVSRQIIVGDVALLRAANAKIAATPRGYVMQTEPEDGENRYIIACRHTKEQLKDELYTVVDNGGTLVDVMVEHPLYGQISGQLHISSRFDADNFLDKMKKSRSSPLLSLTGGIHLHTVTCGSRENYDRIVRLLDEKGILLKKSDPSK
- a CDS encoding Nitrogen regulatory protein P-II, coding for MERGIRVTAASRYNLIITIVNRGFAKEVMDAARESGAGGGTILYARGAGNHEAERFLGFSFQPEKEIVLILAEQSQKQAIMKAVCRRCGAGTPGRGLSFALPVDGTAGLDPSSLHPLESESSEAPGKRPPEGGRKDG
- a CDS encoding conserved protein of unknown function (Evidence 4 : Unknown function but conserved in other organisms); the encoded protein is MPDAALKISLIIAVVDRRQGERVTKILNYENMSFNFIFLGHGTASSDLLNYLGLGETEKDIVLSSAPEEKVPMLMEKLNREMHLDRPGHGVAFTIPISSVGGPLAFSMMAGEFPDGKGDPCDCSQPV
- a CDS encoding Oligopeptide ABC transporter, periplasmic oligopeptide-binding protein oppA (TC 3.A.1.5.1): MKRILSAILAVFILFSLLACQNKKPDNSDKTIHYFLGSEPLTLDPQAASDSAALTAIGAIYEGLARLDSSGAAIPGVAESWSASGGNTVFTFTLRSDAKWSDDAGTPVTAQDFVFGFRRALSPSTHSALCRPMFCIKNAEKVNSGELPPSQLGVTAKDDHTLVVELNYSYENFPALTATAPFMPCNEKFFNGTYGKYGLEYQYILSNGPFVINGKYGWEHNKELKLARSDSYRGGEKPLPAMLDFSMDSEETNVSDPVAALTNSTVDAISIPESLVDKAKKAGLSVASYQNITWGICFNTSDEVMKNLNLRRGLLTSLPRDTLLSYLPEKAQAADNIIGPQTKLMGKSYRELAGGSIPYQKEIGSSGALLQAGLKELGKAGFPAVTVLCPDDENAKRMVNEMLAVWNQKTGSYFSMEPLAPDELAKRVTEGRYQIALYGISPGQDGALLSLFLSDNNKNPAHLKSDEFDGLIQKAEQSGEKEAAANYAKAERYLNDKCVFYPVYYKNSYFACAKGVTGIVFRPDSAQVDFLHAGKLS
- the pgm gene encoding phosphoglycerate mutase (Evidence 2a : Function from experimental evidences in other organisms; PubMedId : 9830105, 10869096, 12682299, 19193632, 22720735; Product type e : enzyme) — encoded protein: MKKPLILMILDGFGIAAEEKGNAIKAADKPNLDRLFRDNPITQIGASGLKVGLPEGQMGNSEVGHTNIGAGRIVYQELTRITKSIEDGDFFQNPVLLSAMEDAKKNGTALHLAGLLSSGGVHSHNTHLYALLEMAKRCGLEKVYVHAVLDGRDVPPTSGKGFVAELLEKLKETGVGKIATVMGRYYCMDRDNRWERVSKAYNAMVLGEGEKDPDPVDAVEQSYRKNVTDEFVLPVVCEENAQIGPDDSVIFFNFRPDRAREITRCFVDPEFSGFERRRGFFPLNYVCMTQYDATMPNVKVAFAPEKLKNTFGEYISRKGLTQLRIAETEKYAHVTFFFNGGVETVFPGEDRVLIHSPKVATYDLQPEMSAYLVTDALVQRIESGRYDVIILNYANCDMVGHTGVFNAAKAAVEAVDACVGRVTDAIAKMGGVALITADHGNADKMFADDGSPFTAHTTNPVPFCVVGYPCRLRSGGKLADIAPTMLKILSLPQPPEMTGKSLIVG